Proteins encoded within one genomic window of Formosa agariphila KMM 3901:
- a CDS encoding OsmC family protein produces MPTPFQFKIQNHWDLESAQTEKQSGGSLKTHQVFLEHGKEIQVSAAKPFKGDATKYNPEELLMAAFSSCHFMSYMYVCQQAGITLLKYEDKVEGSLTLNPDGSGAFTKMVLQPKVWIDHASQKIQAEDLHKQASKLCFIANSCAFPIEYKVEVLVT; encoded by the coding sequence ATGCCTACACCCTTTCAATTTAAAATACAAAACCATTGGGATTTAGAATCTGCTCAAACTGAAAAGCAATCAGGCGGTTCTTTAAAAACGCACCAAGTCTTTTTAGAACATGGAAAAGAGATTCAAGTTTCGGCAGCTAAGCCTTTTAAAGGTGATGCAACAAAATACAATCCGGAAGAATTATTAATGGCAGCCTTTTCGTCTTGTCATTTTATGTCGTATATGTATGTCTGTCAACAAGCAGGTATTACGCTTTTAAAATATGAAGATAAGGTTGAAGGCAGTTTAACTTTAAATCCTGATGGAAGTGGTGCATTTACAAAAATGGTTTTACAGCCTAAAGTTTGGATAGACCATGCATCTCAGAAAATACAAGCAGAAGATTTACATAAACAAGCATCAAAATTGTGTTTTATTGCAAACTCATGTGCGTTTCCTATAGAATATAAGGTAGAGGTACTGGTAACATAA
- a CDS encoding response regulator, translating to MFEEPLLIYLADDDAEDRELVVDVFKDIRPSISITEFDNGVTLMDNLLNPAKPLPQAIYLDLNMPLMNGIECLHDIKDEKKLRDIPIFIYSNNLETTKIEALQEKGANLYIVKPNSFQNLKVLLSKSLLYLESIKADPTFPWEFVMTVD from the coding sequence ATGTTTGAAGAACCCTTGTTAATATATTTGGCCGATGACGACGCAGAGGACCGAGAATTAGTTGTTGATGTTTTTAAGGATATACGACCAAGTATTAGTATTACCGAATTTGATAACGGTGTGACTTTAATGGATAATCTTTTAAATCCTGCCAAGCCATTACCACAAGCCATTTATCTGGATTTAAATATGCCTTTAATGAATGGTATTGAATGTTTACACGATATTAAAGATGAGAAAAAGTTACGTGATATTCCCATTTTTATCTATTCGAACAATTTGGAAACTACTAAAATAGAAGCCCTACAAGAAAAGGGCGCCAATCTATATATAGTGAAACCAAATTCATTCCAAAACTTAAAAGTGTTGTTATCTAAAAGCTTGCTTTATTTGGAATCTATTAAGGCGGACCCAACTTTTCCATGGGAATTTGTAATGACTGTAGATTAA
- a CDS encoding lmo0937 family membrane protein, translated as MRSLLWLIAVICIIVWILGFFGIVAGIGTGSLIHILLVIAIIAILYNIISGRSL; from the coding sequence ATGAGAAGTTTACTTTGGTTAATTGCAGTTATTTGTATTATCGTATGGATTTTAGGATTTTTTGGAATCGTTGCCGGTATAGGTACAGGGAGCTTAATTCATATTCTTCTAGTCATTGCCATAATCGCTATTTTATATAACATTATTTCTGGCCGTAGTTTATAA
- a CDS encoding DUF892 family protein translates to MSAFGTALRYAKALGFDAIAEKLQRTDESYNAENKLDKLADSRLNEKAIR, encoded by the coding sequence ATTTCTGCTTTCGGTACAGCATTACGTTATGCTAAAGCATTAGGTTTTGATGCTATTGCTGAAAAATTGCAAAGGACAGATGAGTCTTACAATGCCGAAAATAAATTAGATAAATTGGCAGACAGTAGATTGAACGAAAAAGCGATACGCTAA
- a CDS encoding YpdA family putative bacillithiol disulfide reductase → MNTDIDIIIIGAGPIGIACAKTCKENNLSYLIIEKGALTNSIYNYPLNMTFFSTSEKLEIDNIPFISNNPKPKRNEALEYYRRVATTNDLHINLYEEVKNINKEEHGFTVETSKATYKSEKVIIATGFYDVPTQLNVPGEDLPKVNHYYKEAHPYSMQDVIVVGASNSSVDAALEIYRKGGRVTMVIRGSEIGKRVKYWVKPDIVNRIAEGAITAHFNSEIETIQDHSVTINTPSGTVNLKNDYVLALTGYQPNIKLLEDAGISFSEDGKYVPNYNEETMETNIKGLYLAGVICGGLETHKWYIENSRIHAKQIVNHIKWKH, encoded by the coding sequence TTGAATACAGATATAGACATTATTATAATAGGAGCAGGTCCCATTGGTATAGCTTGTGCCAAAACCTGTAAAGAAAACAACTTAAGTTACCTTATAATAGAAAAGGGTGCGTTAACAAACTCCATATACAACTACCCTTTAAACATGACGTTTTTCTCTACTTCGGAAAAACTAGAGATAGATAACATTCCTTTTATAAGTAACAACCCAAAGCCCAAACGAAATGAGGCTTTAGAATATTACAGACGTGTAGCAACTACAAATGACCTACATATTAATTTATACGAAGAAGTTAAAAACATAAACAAGGAAGAACACGGCTTTACTGTAGAAACCAGTAAAGCAACTTACAAATCGGAAAAAGTAATTATAGCAACTGGGTTTTATGACGTACCTACACAGTTGAACGTTCCAGGCGAAGACTTACCCAAAGTAAATCATTATTATAAAGAAGCACATCCTTATAGCATGCAAGATGTTATTGTAGTAGGCGCGAGTAATTCCTCTGTAGATGCTGCTTTAGAAATTTACCGTAAAGGCGGACGCGTAACTATGGTGATAAGAGGCAGTGAAATAGGCAAAAGAGTTAAGTATTGGGTAAAGCCTGATATTGTGAATCGGATTGCTGAAGGAGCGATAACAGCACACTTTAATTCTGAAATTGAAACCATACAAGACCATTCGGTTACTATTAATACACCAAGCGGCACAGTCAACCTTAAAAACGATTATGTTTTAGCGCTTACTGGATATCAGCCCAACATTAAATTACTTGAAGATGCAGGCATTTCGTTTTCTGAAGATGGAAAATACGTTCCGAATTATAATGAAGAGACCATGGAAACCAATATTAAAGGGCTGTATCTTGCTGGTGTAATTTGTGGCGGTCTAGAAACGCATAAATGGTATATCGAAAATTCTAGAATTCATGCGAAGCAAATTGTGAATCATATAAAATGGAAACATTAG